The window AAACGGTTTTCCATGGACGCTTCCTTGAGACCCTTGCTATAGCTCTTCACCTTGTAGAAGCTGTCACTTTCGCCATCCACTTCTACCTGACTGATCTCGATGAGCTGGTTGGATTTATCCCGTATTTCCACAGGGGAAAGGCTTGTTGCACGGTATTCTTTGAGTTTACCCCGTGAGACACAGATGTAGTCGAAGGATTCCTCTTTCAATATCTTCAGGTTATCATTCGTGGCGATGCCGGCATCCATGACCACCACCTGCTTTTTATCGGATCTCCCCCTATGGGATTTCATCTTGTCAAGAATATATTGCAGGCTTTCAGGATCAGTCATGTTGCCTTCAAAGATTTGTGACTCCTTCAGGAAACCTTCCGGGTTGACCACCACAGCCAGCACCACCAGTCTGGTATCGTTACGCTTTTCCTTGCTGCGCCCGAACTTAGCTATCCGACTCTCTCGCATGGTTCCCTCAAAATAGGTATTTGTTAAATCATAGATGATAATCTTGTCATCCAAGGAAAAAAGATCGTTCGTGCGGTTAGAAAAATGACGTTCCAAGCCATCCTTCTCACCATAAAGCCGGTGAGCCATCTGGTAAAGCTTATCTTTGGTGATGGCCGAAGGATCAACCCCGGTCAGTTCACAAAGCGCCGAGTTCTCCTTCAACCAACGGCTGGTTTTATACTCCGATGCGGGGTAAACAGCCCGGGCGATGATCTGGGTTAAAGCAAGGGCGATATCTTGTTTCTCCCAGCCGAAAGTCTCTAAATACTCCGGCAGGAGCAATTGGCGGCAAGCTTGAAGACAAAGCCATTCGCCACCAACCTCCCGGATATCACTGTTCGTTGTCCTGTCAATGTACACTTGCTCGATACCAGCCGCCTTCTTCTTTGCCTTTTCTATCTTTTGCGCTTCATGGAGTAGTCCCACGTATTTCGTGCACAGGGCTTCCACCTTGTCATCACGAAGCGATGAGATGATGAATGTTTTGCCCTCGAAGTAAACCTGGTTGATGCGTTGACAGAGAAAGGGAATCTTTTCAGGTGGAAGAACTGATTCCAGGTCACCCAAAGAGAGCAGCGTGCGATTACGGATGAAGCGGCCTTCCCGGTAGCTCTCACACAACCGGTAATGGGTATACTCATGGCCCCCATCCTTTTGCTTTATGCTTGTCTTGAAAAACATACAACGCAAAAGTAATCAAGGGATACGTTTTTTTCAACATCAAATGGGGGACTACATTCGTGTTTTAAAATAAACCGACATTGAATATCAGCCTGATACAAAAATTTATGGTCAGCAAACAGACGTAAAACAAGCGGATTTAACGTAAATAGAGGGTAAGTTTAACTTCTATTTATAATCGTGCTGCAATGTGGGTTAAAAATTTTATGGAAATGAATTGGTTGGGAAAGGACTTGCAGGTTTATTCGGAAATAACAGTGCTCACAAAATAGATATTCAACATAAAAGAAGATTGAGTGCTTCTTTATATAGTTATAATTATTTGGTCTATAGTGAAACAGGATTAAAAGCGGCTGTAATAAGAAGACGATCGTTGCTTCATAACTGGACTAAAGAAGCAAGTTGGGGGCCTGGAACAGTTATGGGATGGGAACATATTCATTTTGTATATGATAAGTTAGATATACCTGACATGCCTGATTTACATGATCAGACTAAGAGAATGACCTACGGCAAATTCATGGGAAATTTAGCTAAAGTCTCTACATTGTATAAATTTGACAAGAAAGTCTCGGATGGTAATATTATTACCATACCTATTATTTTAGGAAAAGAGATTGAAGTTAATTCACTTGATATTGCAAATGCAGGTATAGACTTAATGACAAAAGCAGGATTAGATTATCTGAAAAAATTAGGAGACCCCTATCTTACTCAAGCTCTTGAGCAAAGAGAAGCGGCGATTAACAAGAGTATATGGAATACAAATCCTTTTCAAAAAGTACCGATTCCGGGTATTTCAATACATATTATAGATTTGAAGAAAAAGCAGATGCATGTTTTTATTGGTTCCGATAAAATTTGGAAACCCGGGCCAAGCCAAGTGAAAGTTTTTGATAGTGGTGTTGTATTTGAAGTTGAATACAATTCAAATTTAGGACTGGTTGGAAGTGCCCTTAAAACTTTAGCAAAAAATGTCAAGAATAAAGCTCCTAATGTGGAATCTGCATTTGTTTACGCATATACAACAACTGATTCCGGCGGTGAAGTAAAAGGTATGATTCTTAAAAAGACAAAAGACAAGTAATAGAATCATAGTAAAATATTATATTTAAATTTTATATCCGGCGTGAGTATAATACTCCCCGAAATTTGTACCACGAACTAAGCAAAGATTAAATGCTTATATTTGTGATATGAACAAGTCAAGAAGAAAACATTCAGCCGCCTTCAAGGCAGAGGTTGCATTGGCAGCGATCAAGGAACGCGAGACGTTATCCGAGTTAAGTGCCCGTTATGGTGTTCACCCCACAGTGATCAGCACGTGGAAAAATGAGTTTCTGAAACGTTCAGAAGAAATCTTCTCGAAACAAGGTCCCAGGAGTGAAGCTGACTTTGAAAAGGAGCGACGGGAACTCTTCGCCAAGATAGGTGAATTGGAGATGCAGCGGGACTGGTTAAAAAAAAAGTCGAAACAGTTGGGCTTGGAATAATTGAACGTCGAAGCCTTGTATCGAAAGATGATTGTATAAGCCTCCAGAGCCAATGTGATCTGCTGGGGATCAGCAAATCCGGTCTTTACTATGTGGCAAAAGGAGAATGTGATGCGAATCTTGAGATTATGAAGAAAATGGATAAACACCATCAGGATCATCCCACTTACGGAGTTCTGCAAATGCAAGACTACTTGTTGGCACAGGGTTTACGGGTCAATCCCAAGCGAGTGAGACGACTCATGCGCAAGGCGCAGATAATAGCTCAATATCCAAAGCGAAATTTGAGCAAATTGGGCCTATCCGACTATATCTATCCCTATCTGCTTCGTAATCTTGATGTAGACCATCCGAACCAGGTCTGGGAGATTGACATCACGTACATACCCATGGACAGGGGTTTCATGTATCTAACGGCAATCATAGACGTGTACAGTCGTTTTATTGTTGGATGGGGACTTCATAACAGCCTTCATGGAGAGAACGTGATTGAAGTCCTTGACGGGGCAATAGATGAGCACGGTGTGCCCGGGATTATCAACTCGGATCAGGGAAGTCAGTTTACCAGCCCGGCGTGGGTGAACAGGCTCAATGAACTTGGAATCAGCATCAGCATGGATGGCCGTGGCAGGGCAACGGACAACATCTATATTGAACGGTTCTGGAGGACATTGAAACAGGATTATGTTTACCCGTTTCCGGCAGAGAACGGCACCACACTCTGGAAAGGGATCCGATGGTTTGTGAATCATTACAACAAGGAGAAAACCCACCAGGGTGTGGGTAGAAGAACGCCGGAAAGCGTGTTCCGGTTAAGTGCATAATTTTTTACTTGTAAACAAATGTACATGCACCAAATGAGACATCAAGCTAAATCCCTGACGGGTTTTGGGAAAAATCTCCACTCAAAAGGAGTTGTATTTTTTCCAAAAAGCTTGACTTACTCATTTGCTTCAAGAATGGCTGGTTTACAAGTAAAAAAACGATAATGTGAAAAAATTCGAGAACAATATTTTAGTTAAAAACCCCGCTTAATCGGTACAGAGAATAGGGAGTACTAAAGAGTGTTTATTTGCTTGCGCCGGATTAAAAGTAAAATAATCAAAATAATACGAATATATAAATGGAAACGAAGAAACTACTTTTTAGATACTTTTTATTTTGCTCCCTTTTTATTACAAACACTTTGTATTCACAAGAGTTGCAAACAGTATCCAGAATAGGATTGGGAATAAATGGACTTGATCTGGCGGTTGAGTTACCCATAGCGAAAAAAATAACCATTGAACCGAGCATTGGTCTTGGGCCAAGTTATGATTTCGGTGAAGGTGAAGCCCTTACGTTCAGGATGGATTGGCATTGGACATTATTGAATCCGAGCGTACATTTAGGAGTAAATGGCAAGTTTATTTATAACCATAAAAGTGAACCGAAATTATTCAATTCGGGAAACTTTATCGGTTTAAAAGTGAAATATGTATCAAAACCATTAACTGATGAGATACATTATTTGACCAATACATTGCTAACAAATCTGAATTGGGGAGGACAGCGAAATATTGGAAGACATTGGATTTTCAGTTATTCGTTAGGAGCAGGATACGGCTACAACCTCGATGAACCGTATGGTTTATTCTATCCGGCTTTCGATCTCAAATTTGCCTATGTATTGCCCTACGGAAGAAGCAATTAAAATTTAACTATAGCAAACAAAATACTAAATAGTCTCTTAGCTAATAAATTAATGTTTTCACAATTATAATTAGTATGAGGGACTATTATTTTACTAATTGTTTCTTTCTGCAAAAATAGAAGAACAAATAATGATACAAATATCGGCATGAAACGTATAATATTTTGTACTTTGGTTTTGGTTATGTTTTTTCTTAATTCAGTTTATTTGAATGCGCAAATCCAAAAAACTTTAGGTATGGATGGCGGTTTTTACTTTAATTCCAGTAACATAGCATATCATTTTTCGTTGACTTATAGCCTTCAATTCAATCAGTATTTTGGAATTTCTGCTGGAACTATGTTCCTTTCCGTTCCATTGGATATTGCTGGATGGTCGGATAGTTCAAGAAATAGCAGCTATTATTTTGATGAAGATAATATTAAACGTTTCAATCTGTTTTTTTCTACTTTTTATTCACGACCACTTTTCCAATCTACAGGTGTTTACACGAATTGGTCGGTTTCATTCGAACCAATTCCATATGAGTATATATCATTAGAGAAACGGATGAACAATGATATACTATCCGAGAATGTAGGTAAATACCAATTTACTGGATTTTCACCCGGTACATTTTTAGAAATGGGCTTAGTTCAATATTTAAATAGAGATAATAATGGATTAAGGCTATCCCTCGGGTTTGGTTATGGCTGGTATGATATGTATGCCGGTTATAATAGAGCTATTATTGATGGACAAAGAATATCGACATATATTCCTAATAATAATCTTTATAAAAGGATAAGTCTAAAGTTAATTGGACTTTAGACGATTAATGACTTAAAAATAAATGTAATTACACTTTCTAAATTCTAACGCGCTCATACCATATTTTCATTAAACAAATAGTTGGGATAATGTTTTCATTTAGCGAAGGTGCCTAAAATATCACATTTTACAACCAGTTCGGTGTTATACAGGAATTGGTTTCCTTATCTTTGAAATTAACAGACACAGTCTGTCATATTTCGGGAAACGATCATCCGGTTACAGACAATAGACTTATCGTATTATATTTTTTGTTTGGGTTTAATAGTTTAGAATTCACCTCTCTCCTTTTTTTGGGGGATGGATTATTATAGCCGGCGGTTACATTCTTTCCAGTACTATGGCCAACCATTTGTTTAACGAAAATCTCACTAATATACATTTCGCTTGTAAGATGAGTTACGTAGCTGTTACGGGTATAGGCGGTCGATAAATTCCGGTCTATCCCTAATTGTGCTGCTATTACTTTTAATGAATTATTTATTGGGTTTAATGCCAGTTGAATAGCGTCTTTTATCTTTCTTTCGTTTTGATCTACTCGTTCGATGCCGTTAAGAAATGGAAAGATATATCCATTCTGTTCTTTATTGCCGTGTCGGTTAATTATTTCTACCATTGGAGGTAGTAGCGGAGCGCAAATAGGCTCTGGATTTTTTTTCTTTTTTGTATCTCTGGTTTTCTTACGATGAAATACAATCTCTTGGGATGCTCCGTCGATGTCTTTGTATTGCAACCTGCATAGATCACCGAAATTTAGTCCGTTACAATAGAACATGAATATGAAAATATCCCTTGCAACCATCAATCCTTGATTGTCAGTCTCAAAATCCTCTATTTTCCAAATGTCCTCAATGTCTAAAGCGATAGATTTTCTCCCACCTTCCGGAATAGAATATTTATTCTTGCCCTCTCCAAATGGATAGCGAGTTCCGCTTAAATAAGGGTCTTCTCCATTGTTTATTATTGCCCTAAGTGTTCTCATATAAATCCCGATAGTAGCGTATTCTATACCGGTCGCACTCCAAAAGTCTTCGCAGTCAGATAAAAATTTCACCGTGATATCGTCAAATTTAATATCAGCGATGACGTTTAAAACATCCTTACCTTTTGTCTTATGCTTTTTACTTACACATTCTTCAATAAATAGTTGTTTGGCTATTTTACTTTTGATTTTTCTGTAATACTGAAAACGTATAAGAGCGTTTAATGTGGTTCTGTATATTGTTGCATTCCCGACCTTGAAGGTGTTGTTTAAAGTGTTTATTTTGGCCGTAAACGCATCATTTACGGTTAAGATATCCGACTTGCCTAATTTGTGATCGAGTGCTGCAAAAGAGAAATTGTCTGCAGTCTCTTTAACGGACGGAGGATTTGCGAGGTTGCGGGGGGGGGGGGGATATCCACTATCCCTTGTAATCTCGCAAATCCTGTGTTCTACGATGTCGCCGTTAGGCGAGGAGTAGAATGCAGGATGTAATCCTCCGTCCGTTCTCCCGACGAGCCGAAGGCGATGTCGGGAGAACTGCGGGTTTAAGAATATCATCAAAATATTTTTGTATGTCGTCTTTATGCTCTCTTAGATGTGCCGCTTTAGTCTTAAAATTAAAATCAGCTTCCTCTGAAGCTTCAAATAATTCCCAGTCCTCACGATCTAATACTTTTCCTGTAGAGTAGTAGTCGCTATCTCTTTTATATGTTACACGCCACCGTAGTGGGCATTCATTTTCGGGATTTTTATTCCTTATATCTCGAACAAGTTTAACGGTTATACCGTTATTGGAATAGTAGAATTTCATATCAGTATATTTTTAGATTGTATTCGATATATAACAAACAATCATAACAAACAAATAACAAACAAAAGTAGCAAAAATATACAAATAGAAGAAATAGGAAAGAGTTAATAATTTATTATATATGCTGTTAAACAGGTATTTATGAATTATTTGAAAATAGAGAAAAAATACAGAAATAACTGTTTAAAAGCTTCCCAAGCTGGGGGTCGCGAGTTCGAGTCTCGTTTGCCGCTCTCTGAGTACCAATCGCTTACAGGTTTATCCTGCAAGCGATTTTTTTTGTGCCGCTCTCCTCCTTCAGAGCATCATCTATCAGAGAAGAAGACAATCTCAGCCCTCTTCAACTGTCAAACAGTATCTGCTAACGGAGAGCACTGCCAGCTGACCGGCCAATATCGGAATTGAATGGCCTGGTTTATTCGAATGAGGTGATCAACCGGTCGATAAACGCAGGTTTGTTGTCGCAATTGAATCTCACCGACACCTTGTTTGCCTGGCATTTCGTACAGAGATAGTTACATGGGCGCACCGGGATCTTTGCCAGGCACAGGTACCACACCTTCATGATAATCGGGCAGCGGCCCCATCTCATAGGTCTCCGGTCCATAGCGGAGGGTTGAAGAGATGATCTCGTCCCAACTGATCTCTTTACCCGTATAGGCTGCCTCTCTTCCCAATATGGCAACCAGTGTAGAATAGGCCAGATCTTCTGCCTGGTTGATTTTCTTGTTCAAACGGATCGATTCCACCAGGTGGATATGTTCCTGGTTGTAGGGGTTTTTTACCGGCTTCTTCTCATAATCGTATTTCCACAGGAGGTTTCCACTCCAGTCGACTATCTTGATCGATCCCCCGTCGTTCAGCTGGGCCATCCCTTTTGCGCCCAGGATCTGTTCCGACACATTGCCGTCACATCCATCTATCTGCCTGGCGGTATGCAGCATTCGTTTGTTGTTGTTGTAATAATAATCGACACTGAAGAAGTCGAAGATGTCTCCGGTCAACCTGCGTGCGCGTCCACCAAAACCGACTGCTCTCAAGGGCTTTTCACCCATGAACCAGGTGACGACATCGATATTGTGAATACCTTGATCGAGGATATGATCTCCACTCAGCCATTTAATATTAAACCAGTTGCGGATGCAATACTCCATATCGCTCCACTCGGGACGCTTGACCTTGTTCCACCAGGCACCCTGATTCCAATGAGATGTGCAGGAGACAACCTCACCAATGATTCCATTTCTTATTTGAATATATGCCTCCCAATAGTCGCGACGGTGCCTGCGCTGGTTTCCGGTAATTACGGTAAGTCCCTTTCCTGTAGCCACTTTCGATGCAGCAATGACCGTACGGATGCCTGTTGGATCTACCGCACACGGTTTCTCCATAAAGAGATGCTTACCGGCCTCCACAGCCGCCTTGAAATGTTCAGGACGGAAATGGGTCGGGGTACACAAGAGCACCACATCAACATCCTCCATCTCCAAGATCTTCTTGTATGCATCGAATCCCAAAAAGCAGTTGCGGTCGTCCACTTTGTTATTGTACTTTTCAGAGAGGAGCCTCCGGCAACTCTCCATCCTGTCGGGAAAGAGATCGGCCAGGGCAACTATGGAGAGATTGGGTCCAGCCTCCAGAAACTGGGTAGCAGCACCGGTACCCCTGTCTCCGCAACCGATGAGTGCAGCCCTCAATGGTTCTCCATCTGGAGCGATCTCAACAAAGGAGAACATACCCAGCTCTTCGGGGGTATGTTGCTTGCCAGATTCTCTATTCTCTCCCTTAGAGCAGGATGTGATCAATGCGGGGGTGCCGATTCCCAATGGGAGCGATGCGCCCAGGATGGCTGAATTGGATAAAAAGTCACGTCGTTTCATACTCTTCAATATTTAGAAATTTGATAATAAGGTTACTCTCTGTTACAGCTCGAACTCTTTGGTGAGACGAATATCTTCGGAGGAGCAGCTCTTTATCCAACTCCTTGATCTCCGGCTTGCCGTAGCGGAATGTGGTATAGCCTAATCCATATCCGAACGGATAAAGGGGCTTTCCTGTGAAATACTGGTAGGTCCGCCCCTTGGTCAAATCATAATCCCCAAACGGAGGTAACTCCTCGAGCGAGTTGTAGTAAGTCAACACCAATCTTCCACCCGGGTTGTAACGGCCAAAAAGCACTTCGGCTACGGCAGTTCCTCCCTGCTCCCCCTGGCGGATCGATATCATGCGAAGCATACACCTACAACCTGTAGTCTTCCCAGACACGGGCGGAGGGATCGGCAGTATACATATTTCGATAACAAGCGGCCAATGTAAAAACCGGCGCAATAGCCGACAGTAAAATAGCTCTCATGACCATCAGCCTCATAACTTTTTCATTTCTTCCACAACCTCTCTATCTCTTCCAGCGATTTCCCTTTTGTTTCGGGAACCATCTTCCATACAAAAAGGGCAGAAAGAAGAGCCATCAATCCGTAGAAACCATAGGTCAACGCCCCGCTGTACTCCATCATTGCCGGATAGGTAGAGGAGATGAGGTAGTTGGCGGCCCATTGCGCAGTAACAGCTATCGCAACCGCTTGGCCACGGATCTTGTTGGGGAAGATCTCAGATATCAGTACCCAGCAGATCGGTCCCCACGACATCATGAATGAGGCGGTGTAGATGATGATAAATACCAGCGTGCTTATGCCGATGATCTCGTTATAAGCCAACCAGGAAATGGCAAACATGCCAATGGCCATGCCAATCGATCCGGTAATCAGCAGCGGTTTTCTACCCCATTTGTCCACCGTCAGGATGGCAACAACCGTAAAGATAACATTCACAAATCCCATGATGATGGTCTGCAACATGGAGGCATCCTTTGCGGCACCCATGCTCTCGAAGATCCGTGGAGCATAATAGAGCGCCACGTTGATTCCCACGAACTGCTGGAATACAGACAGAAGTATCCCGATAAAAATGACAACTTTACCATAGGAATATATGCTGGAACGCTCCGTTACACGACCAATGGATTGCTTTATTTCAAAAAGGATACTCTCGGCCCGTAACCTGTCGGCATTGATGCGGGTTAACACCGTACGTGCTTTCTCGTCGCGATTCGACAACACCAGGTAACGCGGCGTCTCGGGCACCATAAAGAGGAGGATCCCGAAGAGGGCCGCAGGAATGGCTTCCGAAGCGAACATGTAGCGCCATCCGATATCGTTGATCCACTCGATGGTCTGCCCGTAGGCAATGCTCCAATTTACGAAATAGACCACCAACATCCCAAAGATGATGGCAAACTGGTTGAAGGAAACCAGTCTCCCCCGGATACCGGCAGGAGATATCTCACTGATGTACATGGGTGAAACGGCAGAGGCCAGCCCCACCCCCACTCCACCTATGATGCGGTAGAGGTTGAATGCCAGCAGCAGTCCGATGGAGGGTTCGCCCTTGGTGAAGAAAAGGGTTTCGGGGAAACCCGATCCCAATGCCGAGAGAAAAAAGAGAATGGCCGAAATGAGCAGGGTCTTTTTCCTGCCGAACCGGTTCGAAAAGAGTCCCGAAAGCATTCCCCCTGCGACACAGCCTATCAGGGCACTCGACACGGTGGCTCCATGGATCAGTGAATTCAAACCCAACGGTCTGATGAGGTAAGCCTCGATCGATTTCTCCGCACCTGATATTACAGCCGTGTCGTAACCGAAGAGGAGTCCGCCCAGCGTAGCTACCAGAGTAATTCCAAAAATATAGGTCTTGTTGTATTTCATCTGCTTTCAAGCTATATGACGCAAAAACCGGAACAGGTATCCGGAAATGGACTCCGGTTCCGGACAATCTCGTCGAGGTTCGTCAAATATACATGTTCACAATCGATTCGTAAAGTTCCTGCTTGCCACTGATCTGGGCCGGCTCTTTCCCCAGCGAGATGGCATACTGGCGCAGATCCTCAAGCGAAAGTCTGCCCTCCTCGAACTCTTTGCCTTTGCCGCTGTCGAAAGAGGCATACCTCTCCTTCAGCATCTGCAGGTAGGGCGACTCTTCAAGGATCCCGGCGGCAGCCTCCAGGGCACGGGCAAAAGCATCCATTCCGGCAATGTGAGCAATGAAGATATCTTCCAGATCGGTAGAGTTGCGCCTAGTTTTGGCATCAAAATTGGTCCCTCCGCCCTGTAGTCCACCCCCCTTCAGGATAACCAGCATGGCTTGTGTCAACTCATAAACGTCGATGGGGAACTGGTCGGTATCCCAACCGTTCTGGTAATCTCCCCGGTTGGCGTCGATCGAGCCCAGCATGCCTGCATCGACAGCGCATTGCAGATCATGTTCAAAGGTGTGGCCGGCCAGCGTGGCATGATTCACCTCGATATTCAGCTTGAAGTCCTTGTCGAGGCCATGTGCGCGCAAGAAGCCGATCACCGTCTCGGCATCCGTGTCATACTGATGCTTGGTAGGTTCCATCGGTTTAGGCTCAATGAGGAAGGTTCCCCTGAATCCTTTCGAGCGGGCATAATCACGGGCCTTGGTCAGCATCATGGCCAGATGTTCCTTCTCACGTTTCATGTCGGTATTCAAGAGGCTCATGTACCCTTCGCGTCCACCCCAGAAGACATAATTCTCGCCTCCCAGCTCGATAGTGGCATCCAGGGCATTCTTGATCTGCGTGGCAGCATAGGCTACACTGTCGAAGTTGGGATTGGTGGCCGCTCCGTTCATATAACGTTTATGGCTGAAGACGTTGGCCGTTCCCCAAAGCAGTTTTATGCCCGTCTCGGCCATTCTTTCCTTTGCATAGGCAACGATCGACTTCAGATTGGCCTCATACTCCTCAATGGAGTTCCCCTCATCGATCAGGTCAACATCGTGAAAACAGAAATATTCGATTCCCATCTTCTGCATGAACTCAAAGCCTGCGTCCAGTTTCTTCTTGGCTCTCTCCAATGCACCCTCGCCGTTATTCCACTCGAAATCTTTCGTCTCCTCCCCAAAGGGATCGCTCGATTCAGCACAAAGGGTGTGCCAGTATGCCATCGAAAACTTGAACCAATCTTTCATCTTGCGGCCATAGACCACCTTCTCCGCATCGTAATAACGGAAAGCCAGCGGGTTCTTGCTCTCCTTGCCTTCAAACCGGATCTGTCCGATGCCGGGAAAAAACTCTTTTCTTGTTTCCATAATTGTTTCTGTTATCAGTTTATTATTTTGTAATGTATCTTTTCCATCGTTGATATGCAGCTTCATACTCGTCGCGATGCGCTACGTCAGGTTCAATGGTCATGATCCTCCTTAACGAGGCAAACGCCTCTTCGTTGGACGAATAGATCCCGACCCCGATTCCGGCCGCCTTTGCAGCACCGGCCGCCCCATCGGTATCGAACAGTTCGATGGTAGCACCGGTAACACTGGCCAGCGTCTCCCTGAACACGGAGCTCAGGAACATGTTGGCATTCCCTGCCCGGATAAGGTTGAGCTGCATCCCCATCTCTTCCATGATCTCCATACCGTACCGGAAAGAGAATACAATTCCCTCCTGCGATGCACGGACCATATCGGAGATGGTATGGATATTGAAATTGATGCCGTGAAAGGAAGATCCCGGATCCCTATTCTGCAGAACCCGTTCCGCACCATTACCAAAGGGAATCACTGAAATGCCCCTCGAACCAACTGGCGATTTCGAGGCCAGCACGTTCATGTCGTCATAACCCAAACCCTGCTGGATCATGTTCTTTTTTATCCAAGAGTTTAGGATGCCGGTACCGTTAATGCACAGCAGAACGCCCAATCTCGGCTCCTCTGGGGTATGGTTGACATGAGCAAAGGTATTTACCCGCGACAGCGGATCGTAGTTCACCTCCCCCAAGACACCATAGACAACGCCCGATGTTCCCGCGGTGGAGGCAATCTCTCCAGGATGGAAAACATTGAGTGATACCGCATTATTGGGTTGATCCCCTGCCCGGTATCCTACCGGTGTCCCCTCCTTCAGTCCCAGCTCCCTGGCAGCTCCGGCAGAAACCGCTCCCTGAAAACCGAAGATCGGAACCAGCCGGGGGATGATATCGTAACTGAATCCGAAGCAGCTCATCACCTCTTCAGAGATCCCATTCTTCTGAAAATCCCAGAAGATGCCTTCCGACAATCCCTCGACGGTGGCGGTTACCTCACCGGTCAGCCTCATGGCAATATAGTCTCCGGGAAGCATGATCTTGTCGATCTTTCCGTAGAGATCAGGCTCATTCTCTTTCACCCAGGCCAGTTTCGAAGCGGTGAAATTGCCCGGCGAGTTCAACAGGGAAGCCAATGCCTTTTCGGGCCCGATCGCCCGGAATGCCTTCTCACCGTAGGCAACAGCCCTGCTGTCGCACCAGATGATGGAAGGGCGAAGCACCTTGCCCTCCCGGTCTACCGCAACCAGCCCGTGCATCTGCCACGATATGCCGATCCCCTTGATATCCGCTACATCTATGCCCGAC of the Petrimonas mucosa genome contains:
- the xylA gene encoding xylose isomerase codes for the protein METRKEFFPGIGQIRFEGKESKNPLAFRYYDAEKVVYGRKMKDWFKFSMAYWHTLCAESSDPFGEETKDFEWNNGEGALERAKKKLDAGFEFMQKMGIEYFCFHDVDLIDEGNSIEEYEANLKSIVAYAKERMAETGIKLLWGTANVFSHKRYMNGAATNPNFDSVAYAATQIKNALDATIELGGENYVFWGGREGYMSLLNTDMKREKEHLAMMLTKARDYARSKGFRGTFLIEPKPMEPTKHQYDTDAETVIGFLRAHGLDKDFKLNIEVNHATLAGHTFEHDLQCAVDAGMLGSIDANRGDYQNGWDTDQFPIDVYELTQAMLVILKGGGLQGGGTNFDAKTRRNSTDLEDIFIAHIAGMDAFARALEAAAGILEESPYLQMLKERYASFDSGKGKEFEEGRLSLEDLRQYAISLGKEPAQISGKQELYESIVNMYI
- a CDS encoding xylulokinase gives rise to the protein MYLLGYDIGSSSVKACLVNAETGEIVASDFFPKSEMPIHAARPGWAEQDPAMWWENLKLANRSVIEKSGIDVADIKGIGISWQMHGLVAVDREGKVLRPSIIWCDSRAVAYGEKAFRAIGPEKALASLLNSPGNFTASKLAWVKENEPDLYGKIDKIMLPGDYIAMRLTGEVTATVEGLSEGIFWDFQKNGISEEVMSCFGFSYDIIPRLVPIFGFQGAVSAGAARELGLKEGTPVGYRAGDQPNNAVSLNVFHPGEIASTAGTSGVVYGVLGEVNYDPLSRVNTFAHVNHTPEEPRLGVLLCINGTGILNSWIKKNMIQQGLGYDDMNVLASKSPVGSRGISVIPFGNGAERVLQNRDPGSSFHGINFNIHTISDMVRASQEGIVFSFRYGMEIMEEMGMQLNLIRAGNANMFLSSVFRETLASVTGATIELFDTDGAAGAAKAAGIGVGIYSSNEEAFASLRRIMTIEPDVAHRDEYEAAYQRWKRYITK